The Diceros bicornis minor isolate mBicDic1 chromosome 28, mDicBic1.mat.cur, whole genome shotgun sequence genomic sequence TACGCTACTTCAGGTCAAAAAACCTCCTCATAGAACACACTAGAAAGGTCCACGGAGCTCAAGCTGAAGGGAGTTCGGCAGGACCCCCTGTTCCAGGATCCTTAAATTATAATATCATGATGCACGAGGGGTTTGGAAAGGTCTTCTCTTGCCAGTTTTGCACATACAAGTCACCAAGGAGAGCAAGAATAATTAAGCATCAGAAGATGTATCACAAGAACAATTTGAAGGAGACCACTGCTCCCCCGCCTGCCCCTGCTCCGCTGCCCGACCCAGTGGTCCCACCCGTGTCCCTACAGGACCCCTGCAAGGAACTGCCAGCAGAGGTCGTGGAGCGCAGCATCTTAGAATCTATGGTCAAGCCTTTGACCAAGTCTCGAGGCAACTTCTGCTGTGAGTGGTGCAGCTACCAGACCCCTCGCCGAGAACGCTGGTGTGACCACATGATGAAGAAACACCGCAGTATGGTCAAGATCCTTTCCAGTCTCAGACAGCAACAAGAAGGGACTAATCTACCTGACGTGCAGAACAAGAGTTCCCCCAGCCCCACTTCCAACTCCACTTATCTGTCCATGAATGCTGCAAGCCGGGAGATACCCAACGCAAACGTCTCCAACTTCAGGGGCTCCATCAGTAACTCCATCATGAGACCCAATTCTTCTTCAGCTTCCAAGTTTTCACCCATGTCTTACCCTCCGATGAAGCCGAAGTCACCTCACAATTCTGGCCTTGTTAACTTGGCAGAGAGATCCCGTTATGGAATAGCTGACATGACCAATTCTTCTGCCGACCTGGAAACGAACAGCATGCTGAATGACTCTAGTTCTGATGAAGAGTTAAATGAAATAGACAGTGAGAATGGTTTAAATGCTATGGATCACCAGACAGCAGGCATGTCTGCAGAGCAGCTGATGGGCTCAGATGGCAACAAATTATTGGAGACCAAGGGGATTCCGTTTAGAAGATTCATGAATCGGTTCCAGTGCCCCTTTTGTCCTTTCCTCACCATGCATCGGCGTAGCATCTCCCGTCACATAGAAAACATCCACTTATCTGGAAAGACAGCTGTCTACAAATGTGACGAATGTCCGTTTACTTGCAAGAGCTCATTAAAACTCGGGGCTCACAAACAGTGTCACACGGGTAACACGTCAGATTGGGATGCTGTGAATTCCCAGAGTGAAAGCCTTTCTTCCTCACTGAATGAAGGTGTAGTGTCTTACGAGAGCTCAAGCATCAACGGTAGGAAGGCAGGTGTCATGCTGGATCCCTTGCAGCAGCAACAGCCGCcgccaccaccaccgccaccaccaccaccttcatCCCAGCCGCAGCCGCCGCAGCTACAGCCACCACATCAGGtgccaccccagccccagccaccaGCGACGCAGCAGCCGCAGCCGCCCGTGCAAGCCCCACCCCTGCACCCGTACAAATGCACCATGTGTAATTACTCCACCACGACTCTGAAAGGGCTAAGAGTCCATCAGCAGCACAAACACTCGTTCTGCGACAACTTGCCAAAATTCGAGGGGCAGCCCTCAAGCCTATCATTGGAAAGTGAGACAGACAGCCACCCCTCTTCCAGCAACACTGTGAAGAAAAGTCAGACCTCAATTCTTGGGTTGTCCTCCAAGAACAATTTTGTAGCTAAGGCCTCTAGGAAGCTCGCTAATGACTTTCCTCTCGATTTATCGCCCGTGAAGAAGAGAACTAGGATAGACGAGATAGCAAGTAACCTGCAGAGCAAGATTAACCGAACCAAACAGCAGGAAGATGCGGTGATCAATGTCGAGGATgacgaggaggaagaggaagacaaTGAAGTGGAGATAGAGGTGGAGCTGGACAGGGAAGAAGAGCCAGCAGAGCCAGTCATGGAGGTGCCCACTTCCTTTTCAGCCCAACAGATTTGGGCCAGAGACGCCAGTGAGTCCCAGAAGGAGCCCAACTTCAGAAATGTCACCCACGATTACAACGCCACCAATGGGGCTGAGATTGAGCTCACCCTTTCTGAAGATGAAGAGGATTATTACGGCTCCTCAACCAACATGAAAGATCACCAAGTTTCCAGTACCGCTCTGCTGAACACCCAGACTCCTATCTACGGAACTGAGCACAATAATGAAAATACAGACTTTAGTGACTCTGGAAGGCTTTACTATTGCAAACACTGTGACTTTAACAACAAATCTGCCCGGAGTGTCAGCACCCACTACCAACGAATGCACCCGTACATTAAATTCAGCTTTAGGTACATCTTGGACCCCAACGATCACAGTGCGGTGTACAGGTGCCTGGAATGCTACATCGATTACACTAACTTTGAGGATCTGCAGCAGCATTATGGTGAACACCACCCAGAAGCCATGAATGTACTCAACTTTGACCATTCGGACCTGATCTACCGGTGTCGGTTTTGTTCCTACACGAGCCCGAATGTTAGAAGCCTGATGCCCCATTACCAAAGAATGCATCCCACGGTTAAGATTAACAACGCAATGATATTTTCAAGCTATGTCGTGGAGCAGCAGGAAGGACTGAGCACAGAATCCCAGACACTGAGGGAGATTCTGAATTCGGCTCCCAAGAACATGGCGACTTCCACTCCCGTGGCTCGTGGTGGCGGTATGCCAGCGACGTTTAATAAAAACACTCCTTCCAAGACCTTTACTCCAGAATGTGAAAACCAGAAGGACCCCTCGGTTAACACCGTTGTCGTTTACGATTGTGACGTTTGCTCGTTCGCGAGCCCCAATATGCATTCTGTCCTGGTTCATTATCAGAAGAAACACCCGGAAGAAAAGGCTTCCTACTTTAGGATCCAGAAAACCATGCGAATGGTGTCTGTGGACAGGGGCTCTGCCCTTTCTCAATTATCATTTGAGGTGGGTGCTCCAATGTCTCCCAAAATGTCCAACATGGgttccccaccccccccaccaccCCCGCCACCAGACCTCAGTACTGAGCTCTACTACTGCAAGCACTGTTCCTACAGCAATCGGTCAGTTGTGGGAGTGCTTGTCCACTACCAGAAAAGACACCCAGAAATAAAGGTTACTGCCAAATATATCAGACAGGCTCCTCCCACAGCTGCAATGATGAGAGGGGTCGAGGGGCTCCAAGGCTCCCCCCGGCCACCCGGCCCCATGCAACAGCTGAACCGAAGCAGCTCTGAGAGAGATGGCCCTCCTGTGGAGAATGAGATGTTTTTTTGCCAGCACTGTGATTACGGGAACCGGACGGTCAAAGGCGTACTCATTCATTATCAGAAGAAGCACCGGGACTTCAAGGCCAACGCAGACGTGATCCGGCAGCACACGGCCACCATCCGAAGCCTCTGTGACCGTAACCAGAAGAAGCCTGCCAGTTGCTTGCTTGTCCCCCCCTCTAATGTGGAGCGAGACAAGACTAAACTCCGAGCCCTCAAATGTAGGCAGTGTTCCTATACCTCCCCCTACTTTTATGCACTGAGGAAGCATATCAAGAAAGACCACCCTGCCCTGAAGGCCACAGTCACGTCCATCATGCGATGGGCGTTTCTAGATGGCTTGATAGAAGCTGGCTACCACTGCGAGTGGTGCATCTATTCCCACACGGAGCCCAGTGGTTTGCTCCTACATTACCAAAGGAGGCATCCAGAACATTACGTTGACTATACTTACATGGCCACCAAACTCTGGGCTGGGCCagacccctcccctccctctctcaccATGCCAGCTGAAGCCAAAACGTACAGATGCAGAGACTGTGTTTTTGAAGCCATCTCCATCTGGGACATCACCAATCACTACCAAGCATTCCACCCCTGGGCCATGAATGGTGATGAGTCGGTGCTGCTGGATATCATCAAGGAGAAAGATGCTATTGAGAATCCCCTCCCTTTAGCTGAAGAGTTGGTGGGCCCTTTGAATTGTGAGAACAGTATGCCCACGCCCCTCCCCGAGCAGGAAGCTGAATGCCCAGAGGATGCAAGACTTTCCCCAGAGAAAAGCATCCAGCTAGCTGCCACCAACCCCGCCATATCCTCCACCCCGTACCAGTGCACGGTGTGCCAGTCTGAGTATAACAACTTGCATGGCCTTCTTACCCATTATGGGAAGAAGCACCCAGGCATGAAAGTGAAGGCTGCTGACTTTGCCCAGGACATCGACATCAACCCAGGTGCCGTCTACAAATGCAGGCATTGCCCGTACATCAACACCCGCATCCACGGCGTCCTGACCCACTACCAGAAGCGACACCCGTCCATCAAGGTGACCGCAGAGGACTTTGTGCATGACGTGGAGCAATCTGCCGACATCACCCAGAATGACGTGGAGGAGACGAGCCGGATCTTCAAGCAAGGCTACGGCGCCTACCGCTGCAAACTGTGTCCGTACACGCATGGCACTTTGGAGAAGCTCAAGATCCACTATGAGAAGTATCACAATCAGCCTGAATTTGATGTCTTTTCCCAGTCACCCCCGAAGCTGCCCATCTCCCTCGAGCCCGAGATAACCACTGAAGTGAGTCCCTCCCAAGTCTCCATCACcgaggaggaggtgggagaggagccCTTGTCCACTTCTCACTTCTCTACCTCGCACCTGGTCTCCCACACTGTGTTCCGGTGCCAGCTCTGTAAGTACTTCTGCTCCACGAGGAAGGGGATCGCCAGGCACTACCGCATCAAGCACAACAACGTCCGAGCCCAGCCGGAGGGCAAGAACAACCTCTTCAAGTGTGCCCTGTGTGCCTACACCAACCCCATCCGCAAAGGGCTGGCGGCCCACTACCAGAAGCGCCACGACATCGACGCATATTACACCCACTGCCTGGCAGCCTCCAGGACCATCAGCGACAAACCCAACAAGGTGATCATCCCGTCCCCGCCCAAGGACGACTCTCCGCAGCTCAGCGAGGAACTCCGGCGGGCAGTGGAGAAGAAGAAGTGCTCGCTGTGCTCCTTCCAGTCCTTCAGCAAGAAGGGCATCGTGTCCCATTACATGAAGCGCCACCCGGGGGTGTTCCCAAAGAAGCAGCACGCCAGCAAGCTGGGGGGCTACTTCACCGCCGTCTACGCCGACGAGCATGAGAAGCAGAtgctggtggaggaggaggagagaggcagcTTTGAGAAAGCCGAGGTGGAGGGAGGCGAAGCTCACGAAATCGAGTGGCTCCCATTCCGCTGCATCAAATGCTTCAGGCTCTCGTTCAGCACGGCGGAGCTGCTGTGCATGCATTATACCGACCACCACAGTCGGGACCTGAAGAGGGACTTCATCATCCTGAGCAACGGCCCCCGCTTGCAGAACTCCGCCTACCAGTGTAAGCACTGTGATAGCAAACTGCAGAGCACCGCTGAGCTGACCTCACACTTGAACATTCACAATGAGGAATTCCAGAAGCGTGCCAAACGTCaggagaggaggaaacagcttTTGAGCAAGCAGAAATATGCAGATGGTGCTTTTGCAGATTTCAAACAAGAGAGGGTAAGGATATGTTTtgatttcccttcccccaggagGCCTCTCATCACTGATGCCCACATGCACTTCTTCGTTGCCAGCCAAACTCTGCTACAAGCTTCCTAGTGACTTAGCTTGCCAGAGAGCTCAATAAGTCAATTACACATTTCGAGCTTGATTATCCCCCATTCTGTGCTCACCCTTCTCCACGGTCCTGTTCCCCTCCCGCTCACTCCTCCCAAGGCTCCCCAGGGGAGGGTTGGGTGGTTTCTCTGTATTTCCTTCTGCCAAGTAGCCTTGTCTGAGACCTAGTTACACGACAACGCTCGCTCTTTCCTAAGGCAGCTGTGGGCGGCCTCTTGGTATCATTAGAGCTCCTCAGCCATGCCTTGGTCTGCAGTGTCTGCTACAGGAACCTAACATCTCAAGGAGTAGATGTTGTTTTGGTCAAGAAGTTCGCTAATGGCATAGCTGTGCAACGTTTCGCCTTCGTAGTTGAAATGGGTTTGCAAACCAGATACCTTGGTGGCAGTGACGATGAGGCTTCTACACAGAGATCTTCTCTACTCACAAGTTGTAACGTATTTGGGTTCCAGAGACTTTGCCTCGTAGGCAGTGTGCCACGACTCTGACGAATTCATTATGTAAAAACACTCACATAGCTCTCCTTTGGTTTTTAACCtgctaatctgctttaaaataaaatctgctaGTAAGCTACAAGAATAAATGCCGGCAATTGAGGGAGGGCTCGGAGTACTGATGGCTACCACTGTATTTTACCAGCCTTTTGGTCACTTAGAAGAGGTGCCAAAGATCAAGGAGAGGAAGGTGGTGGGCTACAAGTGTAAGTTCTGTGTGGAAGTGCACCCGACGCTCCGAGCCATCTGTAATCACCTCCGGAAACACGTCCAGTACGGCAGTGTCCCGGCCGTGTCAGCCGCCGTGAAGGTGAGAACCGGGAAGGTCTGGATGAGCGTTCTCGTGTGTGAGCGATGCGCGTTCCTTGTTAACCCCGTTGCTCGAAGCAGCTCAGGTAAGGGCATCCCAGAAGGTGGGCATTCCTGGGTGTGCTTGGATTGGTCTGGCGTGTTTTGATTTCTTTGCAGGTTGGACCTCCCTCATCTTTCGTGTTTCGACCTGGTCGCGTTTCGATCTGCTTCCCTTCCACGCGGATAGTTTGGTGGAAACGGAAGATCCGGGCCTCTCGGTACAGGAGGCTCGGGTCGCCCTACTGTGCTGCATTTAGTGCCATTAGGTGTTGCCTGAGCTCTTGAGAGGGATCAAGCAGGTTCTGTTCCCATgtgttctgctgctgctgctcccttGCCTGACCTCTTCCTGTTCTCACTTGGCTGTCGGTGCACAGAGCCCAGGAGAATCTCTTACTTCTTATCCTGGGTCCTTTGAGGAGCATAAGAAACATTAAAACTAAAAGTCTACAAGTCCCGGGTGGCCCTGAGAGCCCATTGACCTGATTTGTCtcctccatcccctctccccatATGTTGCTGACAAGTGccttccctcttccccccacCTTCGTTAGACCACTTATTTTGAACATTGTAATCCTAATAGCAGCCGCTGTTTCAATAACCAAGCTGCCATCCTGCCTTCCGGGATATTGCCAAGCGCTTATTTTTGAACAGAGAAGTTCAGGGCTCTGCTCTTTCTGGATACGTGAATGTATTTTTGTCATCTGCTCTTCTTGATCTTGATCATGCCAGGGTGGCATGGAGGTAAAGCTTCTGCTTTTCCTCAGTGAAGACCGAAGCCTTCCTGCTGTTGGCAGAGCAGTGGCACCCAGGGGCGGTGGTGGTGTCAGCTTCCTCCACGCCACTGCAGTGTGTCCCAGGCTTGCTTCCTGGAATTCCTCGAGGGAGACAGAGCGACCCTTCGTGTTTAATCAGTAATCCAAGGAGCTACCTCAAAACAGGAGTGACTTAAAACTAGGCTGCTCGTTAATTTTTGGAACTGATCGTAGAGCAACCTCGAGTCAAGGAGTGAAGTCACTGCGGGGTGAGGATGAGCGTGGGTGGCAAAGGGCAAGATCTTTCACTTTGCTTCATTTCCCAAGGATGGCCCAAGGCTCCTAAATGCCCAAACtactatgatttttttctcttgtttccttcctttcttttccctgagccataaccctaaccctgctTTATGTCAGTTTAGGCTCACAATGTGCGTTTTCTATTTAAGATGG encodes the following:
- the ZNF462 gene encoding zinc finger protein 462 isoform X1, whose translation is MEVLQCDGCDFRAPSYEDLKAHIQDVHTAFLQPTDVAEDNANEPRSGSMNASNQTEVEFSSIKDEFAIAEDLSGQNATALGTGSYYGHSPGYYSQHIAPNPKPTSKFFQCKFCVRYFRSKNLLIEHTRKVHGAQAEGSSAGPPVPGSLNYNIMMHEGFGKVFSCQFCTYKSPRRARIIKHQKMYHKNNLKETTAPPPAPAPLPDPVVPPVSLQDPCKELPAEVVERSILESMVKPLTKSRGNFCCEWCSYQTPRRERWCDHMMKKHRSMVKILSSLRQQQEGTNLPDVQNKSSPSPTSNSTYLSMNAASREIPNANVSNFRGSISNSIMRPNSSSASKFSPMSYPPMKPKSPHNSGLVNLAERSRYGIADMTNSSADLETNSMLNDSSSDEELNEIDSENGLNAMDHQTAGMSAEQLMGSDGNKLLETKGIPFRRFMNRFQCPFCPFLTMHRRSISRHIENIHLSGKTAVYKCDECPFTCKSSLKLGAHKQCHTGNTSDWDAVNSQSESLSSSLNEGVVSYESSSINGRKAGVMLDPLQQQQPPPPPPPPPPPSSQPQPPQLQPPHQVPPQPQPPATQQPQPPVQAPPLHPYKCTMCNYSTTTLKGLRVHQQHKHSFCDNLPKFEGQPSSLSLESETDSHPSSSNTVKKSQTSILGLSSKNNFVAKASRKLANDFPLDLSPVKKRTRIDEIASNLQSKINRTKQQEDAVINVEDDEEEEEDNEVEIEVELDREEEPAEPVMEVPTSFSAQQIWARDASESQKEPNFRNVTHDYNATNGAEIELTLSEDEEDYYGSSTNMKDHQVSSTALLNTQTPIYGTEHNNENTDFSDSGRLYYCKHCDFNNKSARSVSTHYQRMHPYIKFSFRYILDPNDHSAVYRCLECYIDYTNFEDLQQHYGEHHPEAMNVLNFDHSDLIYRCRFCSYTSPNVRSLMPHYQRMHPTVKINNAMIFSSYVVEQQEGLSTESQTLREILNSAPKNMATSTPVARGGGMPATFNKNTPSKTFTPECENQKDPSVNTVVVYDCDVCSFASPNMHSVLVHYQKKHPEEKASYFRIQKTMRMVSVDRGSALSQLSFEVGAPMSPKMSNMGSPPPPPPPPPDLSTELYYCKHCSYSNRSVVGVLVHYQKRHPEIKVTAKYIRQAPPTAAMMRGVEGLQGSPRPPGPMQQLNRSSSERDGPPVENEMFFCQHCDYGNRTVKGVLIHYQKKHRDFKANADVIRQHTATIRSLCDRNQKKPASCLLVPPSNVERDKTKLRALKCRQCSYTSPYFYALRKHIKKDHPALKATVTSIMRWAFLDGLIEAGYHCEWCIYSHTEPSGLLLHYQRRHPEHYVDYTYMATKLWAGPDPSPPSLTMPAEAKTYRCRDCVFEAISIWDITNHYQAFHPWAMNGDESVLLDIIKEKDAIENPLPLAEELVGPLNCENSMPTPLPEQEAECPEDARLSPEKSIQLAATNPAISSTPYQCTVCQSEYNNLHGLLTHYGKKHPGMKVKAADFAQDIDINPGAVYKCRHCPYINTRIHGVLTHYQKRHPSIKVTAEDFVHDVEQSADITQNDVEETSRIFKQGYGAYRCKLCPYTHGTLEKLKIHYEKYHNQPEFDVFSQSPPKLPISLEPEITTEVSPSQVSITEEEVGEEPLSTSHFSTSHLVSHTVFRCQLCKYFCSTRKGIARHYRIKHNNVRAQPEGKNNLFKCALCAYTNPIRKGLAAHYQKRHDIDAYYTHCLAASRTISDKPNKVIIPSPPKDDSPQLSEELRRAVEKKKCSLCSFQSFSKKGIVSHYMKRHPGVFPKKQHASKLGGYFTAVYADEHEKQMLVEEEERGSFEKAEVEGGEAHEIEWLPFRCIKCFRLSFSTAELLCMHYTDHHSRDLKRDFIILSNGPRLQNSAYQCKHCDSKLQSTAELTSHLNIHNEEFQKRAKRQERRKQLLSKQKYADGAFADFKQERPFGHLEEVPKIKERKVVGYKCKFCVEVHPTLRAICNHLRKHVQYGSVPAVSAAVKQEAEDPSHLFLDGLEAAKDASGALVDRVDGEHCLLDGMLEDETRPGGYHCSQCDRVLMSMQGLRSHERSHLALAMFTREDKYSCQYCSFVSAFRHNLDRHMQTHHGHHKPFRCKLCSFKSSYNSRLKTHILKAHAGEHAYKCSWCSFSTMTISQLKEHSLKVHGKALTLPRPRIVSLLSSHAHHSSQKATPAEEVEDSNDSSYSEPPDVQQQLNHYQSAALARNNSRVSPVPLSGAAGSAEQKTEAVLHCEFCEFSSGYIQSIRRHYRDKHGGKKLFKCKDCSFYTGFKSAFTMHVEAGHSAVPEEGPKDLRCPLCLYHTKYKRNMIDHIVLHREERVVPIEVCRSKLSKYLQGVVFRCDKCTFTCSSDESLQQHIEKHNELKPYKCQLCYYETKHTEELDSHLRDEHKVSRNFELVGRVNLDQLEQMKEKMESSSSDDEDKEEEMNSKSDDRDLMRFSDRGAALNTEKRFPCEFCGRAFSQGSEWERHVLRHGMALNDTKQVSRDEIHLKESMEDSIKMPSLEEKEDDEAIGIDFSLRNETVAICVVAADKSLLENAEAKNE
- the ZNF462 gene encoding zinc finger protein 462 isoform X2, which encodes MEVLQCDGCDFRAPSYEDLKAHIQDVHTAFLQPTDVAEDNANEPRSGSMNASNQTEVEFSSIKDEFAIAEDLSGQNATALGTGSYYGHSPGYYSQHIAPNPKPTSKFFQCKFCVRYFRSKNLLIEHTRKVHGAQAEGSSAGPPVPGSLNYNIMMHEGFGKVFSCQFCTYKSPRRARIIKHQKMYHKNNLKETTAPPPAPAPLPDPVVPPVSLQDPCKELPAEVVERSILESMVKPLTKSRGNFCCEWCSYQTPRRERWCDHMMKKHRSMVKILSSLRQQQEGTNLPDVQNKSSPSPTSNSTYLSMNAASREIPNANVSNFRGSISNSIMRPNSSSASKFSPMSYPPMKPKSPHNSGLVNLAERSRYGIADMTNSSADLETNSMLNDSSSDEELNEIDSENGLNAMDHQTAGMSAEQLMGSDGNKLLETKGIPFRRFMNRFQCPFCPFLTMHRRSISRHIENIHLSGKTAVYKCDECPFTCKSSLKLGAHKQCHTGNTSDWDAVNSQSESLSSSLNEGVVSYESSSINGRKAGVMLDPLQQQQPPPPPPPPPPPSSQPQPPQLQPPHQVPPQPQPPATQQPQPPVQAPPLHPYKCTMCNYSTTTLKGLRVHQQHKHSFCDNLPKFEGQPSSLSLESETDSHPSSSNTVKKSQTSILGLSSKNNFVAKASRKLANDFPLDLSPVKKRTRIDEIASNLQSKINRTKQQEDAVINVEDDEEEEEDNEVEIEVELDREEEPAEPVMEVPTSFSAQQIWARDASESQKEPNFRNVTHDYNATNGAEIELTLSEDEEDYYGSSTNMKDHQVSSTALLNTQTPIYGTEHNNENTDFSDSGRLYYCKHCDFNNKSARSVSTHYQRMHPYIKFSFRYILDPNDHSAVYRCLECYIDYTNFEDLQQHYGEHHPEAMNVLNFDHSDLIYRCRFCSYTSPNVRSLMPHYQRMHPTVKINNAMIFSSYVVEQQEGLSTESQTLREILNSAPKNMATSTPVARGGGMPATFNKNTPSKTFTPECENQKDPSVNTVVVYDCDVCSFASPNMHSVLVHYQKKHPEEKASYFRIQKTMRMVSVDRGSALSQLSFEVGAPMSPKMSNMGSPPPPPPPPPDLSTELYYCKHCSYSNRSVVGVLVHYQKRHPEIKVTAKYIRQAPPTAAMMRGVEGLQGSPRPPGPMQQLNRSSSERDGPPVENEMFFCQHCDYGNRTVKGVLIHYQKKHRDFKANADVIRQHTATIRSLCDRNQKKPASCLLVPPSNVERDKTKLRALKCRQCSYTSPYFYALRKHIKKDHPALKATVTSIMRWAFLDGLIEAGYHCEWCIYSHTEPSGLLLHYQRRHPEHYVDYTYMATKLWAGPDPSPPSLTMPAEAKTYRCRDCVFEAISIWDITNHYQAFHPWAMNGDESVLLDIIKEKDAIENPLPLAEELVGPLNCENSMPTPLPEQEAECPEDARLSPEKSIQLAATNPAISSTPYQCTVCQSEYNNLHGLLTHYGKKHPGMKVKAADFAQDIDINPGAVYKCRHCPYINTRIHGVLTHYQKRHPSIKVTAEDFVHDVEQSADITQNDVEETSRIFKQGYGAYRCKLCPYTHGTLEKLKIHYEKYHNQPEFDVFSQSPPKLPISLEPEITTEVSPSQVSITEEEVGEEPLSTSHFSTSHLVSHTVFRCQLCKYFCSTRKGIARHYRIKHNNVRAQPEGKNNLFKCALCAYTNPIRKGLAAHYQKRHDIDAYYTHCLAASRTISDKPNKVIIPSPPKDDSPQLSEELRRAVEKKKCSLCSFQSFSKKGIVSHYMKRHPGVFPKKQHASKLGGYFTAVYADEHEKQMLVEEEERGSFEKAEVEGGEAHEIEWLPFRCIKCFRLSFSTAELLCMHYTDHHSRDLKRDFIILSNGPRLQNSAYQCKHCDSKLQSTAELTSHLNIHNEEFQKRAKRQERRKQLLSKQKYADGAFADFKQERPFGHLEEVPKIKERKVVGYKCKFCVEVHPTLRAICNHLRKHVQYGSVPAVSAAVKEAEDPSHLFLDGLEAAKDASGALVDRVDGEHCLLDGMLEDETRPGGYHCSQCDRVLMSMQGLRSHERSHLALAMFTREDKYSCQYCSFVSAFRHNLDRHMQTHHGHHKPFRCKLCSFKSSYNSRLKTHILKAHAGEHAYKCSWCSFSTMTISQLKEHSLKVHGKALTLPRPRIVSLLSSHAHHSSQKATPAEEVEDSNDSSYSEPPDVQQQLNHYQSAALARNNSRVSPVPLSGAAGSAEQKTEAVLHCEFCEFSSGYIQSIRRHYRDKHGGKKLFKCKDCSFYTGFKSAFTMHVEAGHSAVPEEGPKDLRCPLCLYHTKYKRNMIDHIVLHREERVVPIEVCRSKLSKYLQGVVFRCDKCTFTCSSDESLQQHIEKHNELKPYKCQLCYYETKHTEELDSHLRDEHKVSRNFELVGRVNLDQLEQMKEKMESSSSDDEDKEEEMNSKSDDRDLMRFSDRGAALNTEKRFPCEFCGRAFSQGSEWERHVLRHGMALNDTKQVSRDEIHLKESMEDSIKMPSLEEKEDDEAIGIDFSLRNETVAICVVAADKSLLENAEAKNE
- the ZNF462 gene encoding zinc finger protein 462 isoform X3, which produces MEVLQCDGCDFRAPSYEDLKAHIQDVHTAFLQPTDVAEDNANEPRSGSMNASNQTEVEFSSIKDEFAIAEDLSGQNATALGTGSYYGHSPGYYSQHIAPNPKPTSKFFQCKFCVRYFRSKNLLIEHTRKVHGAQAEGSSAGPPVPGSLNYNIMMHEGFGKVFSCQFCTYKSPRRARIIKHQKMYHKNNLKETTAPPPAPAPLPDPVVPPVSLQDPCKELPAEVVERSILESMVKPLTKSRGNFCCEWCSYQTPRRERWCDHMMKKHRSMVKILSSLRQQQEGTNLPDVQNKSSPSPTSNSTYLSMNAASREIPNANVSNFRGSISNSIMRPNSSSASKFSPMSYPPMKPKSPHNSGLVNLAERSRYGIADMTNSSADLETNSMLNDSSSDEELNEIDSENGLNAMDHQTAGMSAEQLMGSDGNKLLETKGIPFRRFMNRFQCPFCPFLTMHRRSISRHIENIHLSGKTAVYKCDECPFTCKSSLKLGAHKQCHTGNTSDWDAVNSQSESLSSSLNEGVVSYESSSINGRKAGVMLDPLQQQQPPPPPPPPPPPSSQPQPPQLQPPHQVPPQPQPPATQQPQPPVQAPPLHPYKCTMCNYSTTTLKGLRVHQQHKHSFCDNLPKFEGQPSSLSLESETDSHPSSSNTVKKSQTSILGLSSKNNFVAKASRKLANDFPLDLSPVKKRTRIDEIASNLQSKINRTKQQEDAVINVEDDEEEEEDNEVEIEVELDREEEPAEPVMEVPTSFSAQQIWARDASESQKEPNFRNVTHDYNATNGAEIELTLSEDEEDYYGSSTNMKDHQVSSTALLNTQTPIYGTEHNNENTDFSDSGRLYYCKHCDFNNKSARSVSTHYQRMHPYIKFSFRYILDPNDHSAVYRCLECYIDYTNFEDLQQHYGEHHPEAMNVLNFDHSDLIYRCRFCSYTSPNVRSLMPHYQRMHPTVKINNAMIFSSYVVEQQEGLSTESQTLREILNSAPKNMATSTPVARGGGMPATFNKNTPSKTFTPECENQKDPSVNTVVVYDCDVCSFASPNMHSVLVHYQKKHPEEKASYFRIQKTMRMVSVDRGSALSQLSFEVGAPMSPKMSNMGSPPPPPPPPPDLSTELYYCKHCSYSNRSVVGVLVHYQKRHPEIKVTAKYIRQAPPTAAMMRGVEGLQGSPRPPGPMQQLNRSSSERDGPPVENEMFFCQHCDYGNRTVKGVLIHYQKKHRDFKANADVIRQHTATIRSLCDRNQKKPASCLLVPPSNVERDKTKLRALKCRQCSYTSPYFYALRKHIKKDHPALKATVTSIMRWAFLDGLIEAGYHCEWCIYSHTEPSGLLLHYQRRHPEHYVDYTYMATKLWAGPDPSPPSLTMPAEAKTYRCRDCVFEAISIWDITNHYQAFHPWAMNGDESVLLDIIKEKDAIENPLPLAEELVGPLNCENSMPTPLPEQEAECPEDARLSPEKSIQLAATNPAISSTPYQCTVCQSEYNNLHGLLTHYGKKHPGMKVKAADFAQDIDINPGAVYKCRHCPYINTRIHGVLTHYQKRHPSIKVTAEDFVHDVEQSADITQNDVEETSRIFKQGYGAYRCKLCPYTHGTLEKLKIHYEKYHNQPEFDVFSQSPPKLPISLEPEITTEVSPSQVSITEEEVGEEPLSTSHFSTSHLVSHTVFRCQLCKYFCSTRKGIARHYRIKHNNVRAQPEGKNNLFKCALCAYTNPIRKGLAAHYQKRHDIDAYYTHCLAASRTISDKPNKVIIPSPPKDDSPQLSEELRRAVEKKKCSLCSFQSFSKKGIVSHYMKRHPGVFPKKQHASKLGGYFTAVYADEHEKQMLVEEEERGSFEKAEVEGGEAHEIEWLPFRCIKCFRLSFSTAELLCMHYTDHHSRDLKRDFIILSNGPRLQNSAYQCKHCDSKLQSTAELTSHLNIHNEEFQKRAKRQERRKQLLSKQKYADGAFADFKQERPFGHLEEVPKIKERKVVGYKCKFCVEVHPTLRAICNHLRKHVQYGSVPAVSAAVKGLRSHERSHLALAMFTREDKYSCQYCSFVSAFRHNLDRHMQTHHGHHKPFRCKLCSFKSSYNSRLKTHILKAHAGEHAYKCSWCSFSTMTISQLKEHSLKVHGKALTLPRPRIVSLLSSHAHHSSQKATPAEEVEDSNDSSYSEPPDVQQQLNHYQSAALARNNSRVSPVPLSGAAGSAEQKTEAVLHCEFCEFSSGYIQSIRRHYRDKHGGKKLFKCKDCSFYTGFKSAFTMHVEAGHSAVPEEGPKDLRCPLCLYHTKYKRNMIDHIVLHREERVVPIEVCRSKLSKYLQGVVFRCDKCTFTCSSDESLQQHIEKHNELKPYKCQLCYYETKHTEELDSHLRDEHKVSRNFELVGRVNLDQLEQMKEKMESSSSDDEDKEEEMNSKSDDRDLMRFSDRGAALNTEKRFPCEFCGRAFSQGSEWERHVLRHGMALNDTKQVSRDEIHLKESMEDSIKMPSLEEKEDDEAIGIDFSLRNETVAICVVAADKSLLENAEAKNE